In Tetrapisispora phaffii CBS 4417 chromosome 6, complete genome, a single genomic region encodes these proteins:
- the MET17 gene encoding bifunctional cysteine synthase/O-acetylhomoserine aminocarboxypropyltransferase MET17 (similar to Saccharomyces cerevisiae MET17 (YLR303W); ancestral locus Anc_4.53) → MPSHFDTVQLHAGQEDPGDNAHRPAAVPIYQTTSFVFEDSHHGAQLFGLEKPGYMYSRVGNPTVDVLEKRLAALEGGAAAVCVSSGQAAQTLAITGLAHCGDNIVSTSYLYGGTYNQFKVAFKRLGIDVRFVLGDNPEDFEKLFDEKTKAVYIESIGNPKYNVPDFEKIVAVAHKHGIPVVVDNTFGAGGFFCQPIKHGVDIVTHSATKWIGGHGTTIAGVIVDSGKFPWKDYPEKFPQFSKPSEGYHGMIFNDAMGPLAYIAHVRTELLRDLGPVMEPIAAFLLLQGVETLSLRAERQGQNALKLAQWLEKSPHVNWVSYPGLPSHPYHDNAKKYLDNGFGGVLSIGVKPLKDVSDSDPFKKSGAQVVDNLKLALNLANVGDSKTLVIAPYFTTHQQLSDEDKLKSGVTEDLIRISIGTEFIDDIIADFEQSFEKVFAGQK, encoded by the coding sequence ATGCCTTCACATTTCGATACCGTTCAATTGCATGCTGGACAAGAGGATCCTGGTGACAACGCTCACAGACCTGCTGCTGTGCCTATTTACCAAACCACTTCGTTTGTTTTTGAAGACTCCCACCATGGCGCTCAACTTTTCGGCCTAGAAAAACCAGGTTACATGTACTCCAGAGTCGGTAACCCAACTGTCGATGTCTTGGAGAAGAGACTAGCTGCCTTGGAAGGCGGTGCTGCTGCTGTATGTGTTTCCTCCGGTCAAGCTGCTCAAACTCTTGCCATCACTGGTTTAGCCCATTGCGGTGATAACATTGTTTCCACTTCGTATTTGTACGGTGGTACTTACAACCAATTCAAAGTTGCTTTCAAAAGGTTGGGTATTGACGTCAGGTTTGTCCTAGGTGACAATCCAGAGGATTTCGAGAAGCTGTTCGATGAGAAAACAAAGGCTGTCTATATCGAATCTATCGGTAACCCTAAATACAACGTTccagattttgaaaaaatcgTCGCTGTTGCTCATAAGCATGGTATTCCAGTTGTTGTCGATAACACTTTCGGGGCTGGTGGTTTCTTCTGTCAACCAATTAAGCACGGTGTTGATATTGTCACTCATTCTGCTACTAAGTGGATTGGTGGTCATGGTACTACCATTGCTGGTGTTATTGTCGACTCAGGTAAATTCCCATGGAAGGACTATCCAGAAAAATTCCCTCAATTCTCTAAACCATCTGAGGGTTACCATGGTATGATCTTCAACGATGCTATGGGTCCACTAGCTTACATTGCACACGTCAGAACCGAATTGTTAAGAGATTTAGGTCCAGTTATGGAACCAATCGCAGCTTTCTTACTTTTACAAGGTGTTGAAACTTTATCACTAAGAGCTGAAAGACAAGGTCAAAATGCACTAAAATTAGCCCAATGGTTAGAAAAATCTCCTCATGTCAACTGGGTATCCTACCCAGGTCTTCCATCTCATCCATACCACGATAATGCCAAGAAATACCTAGATAACGGGTTTGGTGGTGTTTTATCAATCGGTGTCAAACCATTAAAGGATGTTTCGGATTCCGATCCATTCAAGAAATCAGGCGCTCAAGTTGTCGATAACTTGAAACTTGCCCTTAACCTAGCAAATGTCGGTGATAGTAAGACTCTAGTGATCGCTCCTTACTTCACCACCCATCAACAATTATCAGATGAAGATAAGTTAAAATCAGGTGTTACTGAAGATTTAATCCGTATCTCTATCGGTACTGAATTTATTGATGATATAATTGCAGACTTTGAACAATCCTTTGAAAAAGTTTTTGCCGGTCAAAAGTAA
- the TPHA0F00430 gene encoding uncharacterized protein, with protein MDSMDSPLQSPAQLKVTWEVTNSESLDIDNTSVCKTVELNIYPSNIRENKKKTIVAEVLFLSVSAFVALYINTYLNDLEPLHKPLKDLTPDENPLLSFKYILASSFFVMNRYLFGFSMMFILAYYVIVRFILKLPKAFHDSLMFLFSLSFVNYFISASTAVFISVHAITKTTMSEPQF; from the coding sequence ATGGACTCTATGGATTCTCCACTGCAATCGCCAGCCCAGCTCAAGGTCACCTGGGAGGTGACAAACTCGGAATCTCTAGATATAGACAACACCTCTGTCTGCAAAACAGTCGAACTTAACATATACCCTAGTAACATTAGAGaaaacaagaagaagactATTGTCGCTGAGGTGCTATTCCTCAGCGTCTCCGCATTCGTCGCACTGTATATCAACACGTATCTCAACGATCTGGAGCCTTTGCATAAACCGCTAAAGGACCTTACCCCAGATGAAAACCCACTACTCTCTTTCAAGTACATTTTGGCAAGCTCGTTCTTTGTTATGAATCGTTATCTATTTGGTTTTTCAATGATGTTTATTCTGGCTTATTACGTCATTGTAAGGTTTATTCTTAAATTGCCAAAGGCTTTCCACGACTCACTTATGTTCCTCTTCTCTCTATCGTTTGTGAACTATTTCATAAGTGCATCAACTGCAGTCTTCATCAGTGTTCACGCGATAACAAAAACCACAATGTCAGAACCACAGTTCTAA
- the RPT6 gene encoding proteasome regulatory particle base subunit RPT6 (similar to Saccharomyces cerevisiae RPT6 (YGL048C); ancestral locus Anc_4.57), with translation MSSVATATMNSHESGIKPFFEQKIQETEIKVHARTENLRRLEAQRNALNDKVRFIEDELRLLQEPGSYVGEVIKVVSDKRVLVKVQPEGKYIVDVAPDINVKELKPSQRVCLKSDSYLLHKVLDNKADPLVSLMMVEKVPDSTYDMVGGLTKQIREIKEVIELPVKHPELFESLGIAQPKGVILYGPPGTGKTLLARAVAHHTDCKFIRVSGAELVQKYIGEGSRMVRELFVMAREHAPSIIFMDEIDSIGSSRVEGGSGGGDSEVQRTMLELLNQLDGFETSKNIKIIMATNRLDILDPALLRPGRIDRKIEFPPPTVAARAEILKIHSRKMNLTRGINLKKVAEKMNGCSGADVKGVCTEAGMYALRERRIHVTQEDFELAVAKVMNKNNETAISVAKLFK, from the coding sequence ATGTCAAGTGTAGCAACTGCAACTATGAATAGCCATGAAAGTGGTATTAAGCCATTTTTTGAACAAAAGATTCAAGAGACAGAGATTAAGGTTCACGCAAGAACTGAGAATTTACGTCGTCTGGAGGCTCAAAGAAACGCTTTAAATGACAAAGTTCGTTTTATAGAGGACGAGCTACGGTTACTACAAGAGCCTGGTTCTTATGTGGGAGAGGTGATAAAAGTTGTCTCTGATAAGAGAGTCTTGGTGAAAGTGCAACCAGAAggtaaatatattgttgaTGTTGCTCCAGATATCAATGTTAAAGAGTTGAAGCCATCGCAAAGAGTTTGCTTGAAGAGTGACTCTTATTTACTTCATAAAGTTTTGGATAACAAGGCTGATCCATTAGTGTCATTGATGATGGTTGAAAAAGTTCCTGATTCCACTTATGATATGGTTGGTGGCTTAACTAAACAAATCAGGGAAATTAAAGAGGTTATTGAACTGCCTGTCAAGCACcctgaattatttgaaagttTAGGTATTGCCCAACCAAAGGGTGTTATCTTATATGGTCCACCAGGTACCGGTAAAACTCTGCTAGCAAGAGCTGTTGCACATCACACAGACTGCAAATTTATTAGAGTTTCAGGTGCTGAATTAGtgcaaaaatatattggtGAGGGTTCCAGAATGGTACGTGAATTGTTCGTGATGGCAAGAGAACATGCCCCttctattatattcatGGATGAAATCGATTCTATTGGTTCTAGTCGTGTTGAAGGAGGTTCTGGCGGTGGTGATTCCGAAGTTCAAAGAACAATGTTGGAACTACTAAATCAATTGGATGGGTTTGAAACCTCTAAAAACATCAAGATTATCATGGCTACTAATAGATTGGATATTTTAGACCCAGCTCTATTGAGACCAGGTAGAATAGATAGAAAAATAGAATTTCCACCACCAACAGTTGCCGCTAGAGctgaaattttgaaaattcatTCTAGAAAGATGAATCTAACTCGTGGTATCAACTTGAAGAAAGTTGCTGAGAAAATGAATGGCTGTTCTGGTGCCGATGTCAAGGGTGTCTGTACAGAAGCTGGTATGTACGCTCTAAGAGAGAGAAGAATACATGTAACACAAGAAGATTTTGAACTGGCTGTCGCCAAGGTGATGAACAAGAACAACGAAACTGCTATCTCTGTGGCAAAACTATTCAAGTAA
- the TPHA0F00450 gene encoding uncharacterized protein (ancestral locus Anc_4.60): protein MMYWAYLFFLLGLFIQNVLAIDTTTIRRTIEFTSTMCPTCVTETLVPVTVSDFVTYVVTETDNITFSVTTTISITSSTTVTANYTSIITDTVDVTETIDACNTVNVTNTIENTITTTETAVETETQTSTAIVTSTAIVTSTEKTVSSSIVTSTVTATATVTSTETITTILRSTDTEILTDTVDITEIWTEIDEQAVTISTTATTTLTTRETSTEVTTTTKIVIESTTMTSIFSTTETFLTTVTDTTAVTSLTTSTVLTTDVIFVTDVISETLIQTDPTTTTKIDYETDTVFVTSLVYLTTTNIVTVETDLIKTVTHTNVQNLTSTITIEHSEINTSIVDQTRYFTEDNTVYDTLTIYETINVTDYFTNNNTVYNNIYDTVTVSETIKHYVNSEVPATFYLTDTEYRTNVVNITDTSYIEKELILTEVNTVIVTNTIPTTKTFNITITEIDTVTENLSLTQVLREIFTTTETNAVNTTEFSHMTETFSMTDTIVIPMTDIITKVANITLTSTTTDIIEATNTETYLQTFDSTSEVTVTETNIIVNTVDYTNLETYVDVLNTTNFIDTIETEYVTNTINKTNRVEVTETVDITNVNSIYETILETNTLDITQLIEEVNTINIYNRVNTTLTMETTETVKEAITTNIIGTVRVTETSVITEFNNETLSETVFDIDEERSTVKLTNTVNTINVVDVTLTCDTTKFIDVTHTFNSISTVSVINVFNSTIEENTTITLDAKSVLQDNESSNVLCSEKPLYVPISASSHRTTQTKPSIDSLTKVTETIIGTPSITSNSVSLSQKEVFNDASTLSIISLSYNSEESTSEIIENTKFSNQLSSDISITSRSLLPASNLPPSEISNNVSSYDIRSTEVSPSMTLISNESSSTKYETGAAKISTYEGKASKLNLKVPSFIVTLLYLLL from the coding sequence ATGATGTACTGGGcttatttgtttttcttattaGGATTATTCATACAAAATGTTTTAGCAATTGACACAACTACGATTCGTAGAACAATTGAGTTCACATCCACAATGTGCCCAACATGTGTTACAGAAACACTAGTCCCTGTAACTGTTAGTGACTTTGTTACTTATGTTGTGACAGAAACTGACAATATCACTTTCTCGGTGACAACAACAATCTCCATTACATCAAGCACAACTGTAACTGCAAATTACACATCTATTATTACAGATACCGTTGATGTCACGGAAACTATAGACGCTTGTAATACTGTAAATGTTACAAATACGATTGAAAATACCATTACAACAACTGAAACGGCTGTTGAAACAGAAACACAGACATCGACAGCGATTGTTACTTCGACTGCAATTGTGACTTCTACCGAAAAGACagtttcttcatcaattgTGACATCAACTGTGACAGCTACTGCTACTGTTACCAGCACTGAAACTATTACTACCATTTTGAGGTCAACGGATACGGAAATTCTTACAGATACAGTAGATATAACCGAAATATGGACAGAGATTGATGAACAAGCTGTGACAATTTCAACTACAGCCACGACAACACTTACCACGAGAGAGACAAGTACTGAGGTTACAACAACTACTAAAATTGTTATTGAATCCACTACTATGACCTCAATATTCAGCACAACTGaaacatttttaacaacCGTAACTGATACTACAGCAGTAACTTCGCTAACAACAAGCACAGTTTTGACTACAGATGTTATATTTGTTACAGATGTAATTTCGGAAACGCTAATTCAAACAGATCCAACAACAACTACTAAAATTGATTATGAAACCGATACCGTATTCGTAACTTCCTTAGTTTATTTAACTACAACGAACATCGTAACAGTAGAAACTGATTTGATAAAAACGGTAACTCACACAAATGTTCAAAATCTAACCTCTACAATTACTATTGAGCACAGTGAGATTAATACTTCTATAGTGGATCAAACAAGATACTTCACAGAAGACAACACTGTCTACGATACACTTACAATATATGAGACGATTAATGTGACAGACTATTTCACAAACAACAACACTGTCTACAACAATATCTATGATACCGTAACGGTCAGTGAAACGATTAAACATTATGTTAACAGTGAAGTACCAGCTACATTTTATTTGACAGATACAGAATATAGGACAAATGTTGTTAACATCACAGACACTTCGTACATTGAAAAAGAGCTAATTTTAACAGAAGTAAATACTGTGATTGTTACAAATACGATACCGACAACAAAGACATTTAATATAACGATCACGGAAATAGATACGGTGACAGAAAACTTAAGTTTAACTCAAGTTCTTAGAGAGATATTTACAACAACAGAAACAAATGCGGTTAATACAACAGAATTTTCACATATGACGGAAACATTCAGCATGACAGATACTATTGTAATTCCAATGACAGatataattacaaaagTGGCTAATATCACATTGACATCAACTACCACTGATATAATAGAAGCTACAAATACTGAAACTTATCTACAAACATTCGATTCCACAAGTGAAGTGACAGTGACAGAAACCAATATAATTGTAAATACTGTTGATTACACTAACTTGGAAACTTATGTGGATGTTCTTAACACAACTAATTTCATTGACACGATTGAAACGGAATATGTAACTAATACAATTAACAAAACAAACAGGGTTGAAGTGACTGAAACAGTGGATATTACAAATGTCAATAGTATCTATGAAACAATATTGGAGACCAATACACTTGATATTACACAACTAATTGAAGAAGTTAAcacaataaatatatataatagaGTTAATACTACCTTAACAATGGAAACGACAGAAACCGTTAAAGAAGCAATTAcaacaaatataattgGAACTGTTAGAGTGACAGAGACATCGGTTATAACAGAATTTAACAATGAAACTTTATCTGAAACAGTGTTCGATATAGATGAGGAAAGAAGTACTGTTAAATTAACGAATACTGTTAACACCATCAATGTTGTAGATGTTACTCTGACATGTGACACAACCAAATTTATAGATGTGACCCATACTTTTAATAGTATATCAACAGTAAGTGTTATCAATGTCTTTAATTCAACTATTGAAGAGAACACAACAATAACCTTAGATGCCAAAAGTGTTTTGCAAGATAATGAATCTTCTAACGTTTTATGCTCAGAAAAACCATTATATGTACCGATATCTGCATCATCTCATAGGACAACCCAAACTAAACCTTCAATTGATAGTTTAACTAAAGTAACTGAAACAATTATTGGCACACCTAGTATTACCTCAAATTCCGTTAGCTTGTCACAAAAAGAGGTTTTTAATGATGCTAGCACCTTGTCAATCATATCTCTATCGTATAATTCAGAGGAAAGTACATCagaaataattgaaaatacaAAGTTTTCAAATCAATTATCAAGTGATATCTCTATAACTAGCAGATCGCTTCTACCTGCATCAAATTTACCTCCTTCTGAAATCTCCAATAATGTTTCTAGTTATGATATAAGAAGTACAGAAGTTAGTCCTTCAATGACATTAATTTCCAATGAGAGTTCTTCTACTAAGTATGAAACTGGCGCGGCCAAAATATCGACATATGAAGGCAAAGCctcaaaattaaatttgaaggTACCGTCATTTATCGTAACACTATTATACTTGTTACTGTAG
- the TPHA0F00460 gene encoding PEMT/PEM2 family methyltransferase (similar to Saccharomyces cerevisiae CHO2 (YGR157W); ancestral locus Anc_4.64): protein MADSNTMVDVKSDSVTVKTGDTCRTRSSGVMFTPKVTHDMVRSLFDPTIRKSFLEYCVTLTVIGDILVGYWIGSKYSVQFAKYFFLVQYTIWRLAYNVGIGHILHQQSKYEILSNFAIKNKLFDKKNNSNLSRFCKFELQTKLGEEFDIESYPPEYLIWLMFRQFVDLILMQDFTNYIIFVYFSLPDYQGDYVKSLLNFRTLIGIIMVMLNVWIKLDAHRVVTDYAWYWGDFFSLQDSELTFDGVFNIVPHPMYSLGYLGYYGFSLLCGDYKVLLVSIWGHILQFLFLKYVENPHIEKIYGSSKLTNNNDNIDDIIIKENNDYTKPLISNGLYFENFQLLRFTDVFTLASVIYLCAWVVKSKPGSYYLFIVTAASKLLSWSVYSALLYKQSQYRSYTKAFLKNGFTQIYSYKNWQFIYNYLLSITTTLLILQTLYKLYENYHAINTVNIIFGIIVCVIQIWCNYEIRQAISDFGYFYGDFFLTNYIIERKLTSQGIFRYLNNPDAFLSNCGVLGSALMTNFNHENITLVGIWITTNLLFNKFIEQPHVDKVYGKNKRKAGVEKSLLKIKPIKSLLNVLDSLEAALLNKIIHEKQLKDSHDAENLMDWGIAMQDTIRDVKTNLAPNCLLKVESNGSDKCILPNRILVSWQLPSEVYDTKDWIGLYNVLSTRSDYKKTKISSFGHWSATCKNSYKADPRNSNSVNEFRDKGSIIQGTVIFDNNLLVYEPGIYEFRYHSKNSHNVFLISQPIQIEYPKFETDNPERLFEDFKRTLINIGSLLDNKFDGNGNKYFNIKAFVKFIHYSTGIELSTDYIKNVNGDIETICNRICEIKKILNDFS from the coding sequence ATGGCTGACTCAAATACTATGGTTGATGTGAAGAGTGATAGTGTTACGGTGAAAACTGGGGATACTTGTCGAACTCGTAGTTCTGGAGTGATGTTTACTCCCAAAGTTACACACGATATGGTTAGGTCTCTTTTTGACCCAACAATAAGAAAGTCATTTTTGGAGTACTGTGTCACTTTAACTGTCATTGGGGATATTTTGGTTGGTTATTGGATTGGAAGTAAATATAGTGTACAGTTTgctaaatatttctttttagtACAATATACTATATGGCGTTTGGCTTATAATGTAGGTATTGGGCATATATTACATCAGCAATCAAAATATGagatattatcaaattttgccattaaaaataaattgtttgataaaaagaataattcAAATCTCTCTAGATTTTGCAAATTTGAGCTCCAAACTAAATTGGGGGAGGAGTTCGATATTGAGTCCTACCCACCAGAGTATTTAATTTGGCTAATGTTCCGTCAATTTGTTGATCTGATTTTAATGCAAGATTTTACAAATTATATCATATTCGTGTATTTCTCTTTACCAGACTACCAAGGTGATTATGTCAAGTCACTATTGAATTTTAGAACATTAATTGGAATCATTATGGTTATGCTAAACGTCTGGATTAAATTGGATGCCCATCGTGTCGTCACTGATTATGCTTGGTACTGGGgtgattttttttctttacaAGACTCTGAATTGACATTTGATGGTGTATTTAATATAGTACCACATCCAATGTACTCATTAGGATACCTGGGATACTACGGGTTTTCTCTTTTGTGTGGAGACTACAAAGTTCTTCTAGTATCCATATGGGGCCACATTTTACAGTTTCTATTCTTAAAATACGTTGAAAACCCACATATTGAAAAGATATATGgttcttcaaaattaactaataataatgataacatcgatgatattattataaaagaaaataatgattacACCAAACCTTTGATCTCGAATGGtctttattttgaaaatttccAACTATTAAGATTTACTGACGTTTTCACTCTAGCGTCAGTAATATACTTGTGCGCATGGGTTGTTAAAAGCAAACCTGGAAGTtactatttatttatcGTCACTGCAGCTTCAAAACTGTTATCCTGGAGTGTCTATTCAGCTTTACTATACAAGCAATCGCAATATAGGTCATATACAAAAgcatttttaaagaatggATTTACTCAGATATATTCTTATAAAAATTGGCAgtttatttacaattacCTACTTTCTATTACAACTACATTGTTGATCTTACAAACATTGTATAAGTTGTATGAAAACTACCATGCGATAAACacagtaaatataatattcgGTATTATTGTTTGTGTCATTCAAATTTGGTGTAATTATGAAATAAGACAAGCAATTTCAGACTTTGGTTACTTTTATGgtgatttttttttaacaaattaCATTATTGAGAGAAAATTAACCTCCCAAGGTATTTTCAGATACTTAAATAATCCAGACGCATTTTTAAGCAATTGTGGTGTATTAGGAAGCGCCCTAATGACAAATTTCAATCATGAAAATATTACTCTGGTAGGAATTTGGATTACAACCAATCTactattcaataaatttatagaGCAACCTCATGTCGATAAAGTGTATGGTAAAAACAAGAGAAAGGCTGGGGTGGAAAAatctttattaaaaataaagccaataaaatcattacTTAATGTTTTAGATAGCTTAGAAGCAGCATTgctaaataaaattatacaTGAAAAACAGTTGAAAGATTCCCATGACGCAGAGAATTTGATGGACTGGGGCATTGCCATGCAAGATACAATTAGGGATGTTAAAACAAACTTAGCTCCTAACTGTTTACTTAAGGTAGAAAGTAATGGATCAGATAAATGTATTCTACCTAATAGAATCCTAGTCAGTTGGCAATTACCCTCGGAAGTTTATGATACTAAGGATTGGATAGGATTATACAACGTTTTAAGCACAAGATCTGATTACAAAAAGAcaaaaatttcttcatttggTCATTGGAGTGCCACTTGTAAAAATAGTTATAAAGCTGATCCAAGAAATAGTAATTCAGTAAACGAATTTAGAGACAAAGGTAGTATTATTCAAGGTACtgttatatttgataataatctTCTAGTTTATGAGCCTGGTATTTACGAATTCAGGTACCATTCGAAGAACAGTcataatgtttttttaatttcgCAGCCTATTCAAATTGAATACCCTAAATTTGAAACCGATAATCCAGAGAGGCTATTTGAGGATTTTAAAAGAACTTTAATCAACATTGGATCTTTACTTGACAATAAGTTTGATGGAAACggtaataaatattttaatatcaaagCGTTCGTGAAATTTATTCACTATTCAACTGGAATAGAATTATCAACAgattatatcaaaaatgTTAATGGCGATATTGAAACAATTTGCAATAGAATATgtgaaataaaaaagatacTGAACGATTTTtcttaa